In Aminobacterium sp. MB27-C1, a single genomic region encodes these proteins:
- the proS gene encoding proline--tRNA ligase produces MARNITPKENDYSQWYLDVIKVAELADYAPVRGCMVIRPTGYALWESIQHHFDEAFKETGHVNAYFPLLIPNSFLEKEAEHVEGFSPECAVVTHAGGEPLEEPLVVRPTSETVIGHMYSRWIQSWRDLPLLINQWANVMRWEKRPRLFLRTSEFLWQEGHTAHATKEEAMEETLKMLQVYKNIMSDILALPVIPGEKTAGERFPGALNTFTCEAMMSDTKALQAGTSHFLGQNFAHAFNIQYQNQKGEQEYAWTTSWGVSTRLIGALIMTHSDNDGLILPPRIAPVQVAILPISNKDSAIQEELLPKAREFSDKLNQALGGRFTCVDEQFFMRPGDRFFYHLQKGVPLRLELGEKDMAAGTVRAVRRDTGAKEDIPFENVVVRVQKLLDEIQQNLYRKALNFRNEHTASASSLQELKTIIEEKGGFVETYFAGTPEDEKKIKEETGATPRCIPLDSTERGTCFLTGASDARKTIFAKAY; encoded by the coding sequence ATGGCACGAAACATAACACCTAAAGAGAATGATTATTCTCAGTGGTATCTTGATGTCATTAAGGTCGCAGAACTTGCCGACTATGCTCCAGTAAGGGGTTGTATGGTTATTCGTCCAACAGGGTATGCTCTATGGGAATCTATTCAGCACCATTTCGATGAGGCCTTTAAAGAGACGGGGCATGTAAATGCGTATTTCCCTTTGCTTATTCCTAATTCTTTTCTAGAGAAAGAAGCAGAGCATGTTGAAGGATTTTCTCCCGAGTGTGCTGTCGTTACTCATGCTGGTGGGGAGCCTTTAGAAGAACCCCTTGTCGTTCGTCCGACATCGGAGACGGTAATCGGGCATATGTATAGCAGATGGATTCAGTCCTGGCGTGATTTACCTCTTCTCATCAACCAGTGGGCGAATGTTATGCGTTGGGAAAAACGGCCACGTCTCTTCCTCCGTACGTCAGAATTTTTGTGGCAGGAGGGGCACACTGCTCATGCCACAAAAGAAGAGGCTATGGAAGAGACATTAAAAATGCTACAGGTATATAAAAACATTATGAGTGATATATTGGCTCTTCCTGTTATCCCTGGTGAAAAAACGGCAGGAGAACGTTTCCCAGGAGCTCTCAATACATTTACATGTGAAGCAATGATGAGCGATACTAAAGCTCTACAGGCGGGAACAAGCCATTTCCTTGGACAAAATTTTGCTCATGCTTTCAATATACAGTATCAAAACCAAAAGGGAGAGCAGGAGTATGCCTGGACAACAAGCTGGGGAGTTTCTACCCGACTTATAGGGGCTTTAATAATGACTCATTCAGATAATGACGGGCTTATACTTCCACCTCGAATTGCTCCCGTGCAGGTAGCCATTCTTCCTATCAGTAATAAGGATTCAGCGATACAAGAAGAGCTTCTTCCGAAGGCCCGAGAGTTCTCTGATAAGCTAAACCAAGCATTAGGTGGTCGTTTTACATGTGTTGATGAACAGTTCTTTATGCGCCCAGGTGATCGTTTCTTCTACCATCTTCAAAAAGGGGTACCTTTGCGTTTGGAACTTGGTGAAAAGGATATGGCTGCCGGAACAGTACGGGCGGTTCGGCGAGATACAGGTGCCAAAGAAGACATTCCTTTTGAAAATGTTGTTGTCAGAGTTCAAAAGCTGCTTGATGAAATACAGCAAAATCTTTATAGAAAAGCGCTCAATTTCCGTAATGAGCATACAGCTTCAGCCTCTTCCCTGCAGGAATTAAAGACTATTATTGAGGAAAAGGGAGGATTTGTAGAGACATATTTTGCTGGAACGCCAGAAGATGAAAAGAAAATAAAAGAAGAAACGGGTGCGACTCCGCGTTGCATTCCATTAGATAGTACAGAGAGAGGAACTTGTTTCCTCACTGGTGCTTCTGATGCGAGAAAGACGATTTTTGCTAAAGCCTATTAA
- a CDS encoding patatin-like phospholipase family protein, whose translation MSNLKRICAGFIILSCLLLNVSTCSASSHGGVVLALSGGGTKGLAHIGVLQVLEEQNIPIAGIVGTSMGAIIGGLASSGYNGFELEEVVKNIDLSSLLSERSSPMFLPLGEREGSSVPWISVVHHGGVGGYLGGLSGVKLLEKFSQMASRVQVVHFNELPIPFAAVATDLETGAKVVLQSGSLASAMRASMAIPGLFEPWPVGGRLLVDGGLVSNLPVITAKELFPGYPVLAVDVTSSLRTRKELRTVVDVIDQSITVLTQQNVANEVKEADVLLTPQVGKMPLFDASKAEEIIAAGRNVALAHIKKIRELSNLAPPPQLQPKERQEIVAEVSVEGLPENVCNEFKKHYQSWIGKPIDSFKVLKASYEISKRIDVLAVDYRLEKREKGTAIVFTAQRRPSSELRLGGYTTNLHPYRWLYINGIKRDILKDGDAIKLNLKLGSQWAADVGYLSSSDISKAWEFNLSAQNWKVTPRNAFEKNWDRYGLGLVHHFSMGDVRAGVGIGGERVHFNGRDEDALGPTFYVAYNTLDDTVDPTKGGSMKVAFWWPEHDELLYRVNIFQALSLSEKWRLYLRGGFAEGDVTEPSHAVYLGAAEELYSYADRPIEAERMVWLNLAFRRVFMQSWWGSLTAEIFGGAGWAYDDNGSKSDSVWESGISFSAPGHFFDGRLMFLYNDQSDFKVGFFIGKPIWGHHPLP comes from the coding sequence ATGTCAAATCTGAAACGTATTTGTGCTGGCTTTATAATTTTGAGTTGCCTTCTTTTAAATGTTTCTACCTGTTCAGCTTCTTCTCATGGAGGAGTTGTTCTCGCTCTTTCTGGCGGAGGAACAAAGGGACTCGCCCATATCGGTGTTCTTCAAGTGCTTGAAGAACAGAATATTCCTATAGCTGGAATTGTGGGAACAAGTATGGGGGCTATCATTGGGGGGTTGGCTTCTAGCGGCTACAATGGTTTTGAATTGGAAGAAGTCGTTAAGAATATTGATTTAAGCAGTCTTCTTTCTGAGCGGTCTTCTCCGATGTTTTTACCTTTGGGAGAACGCGAGGGAAGTTCTGTCCCATGGATCTCCGTTGTTCATCATGGAGGTGTGGGGGGCTACTTGGGAGGGCTTTCCGGTGTTAAGCTGCTAGAGAAATTTTCACAGATGGCATCGAGAGTACAGGTAGTTCATTTTAATGAATTACCCATTCCTTTTGCAGCAGTTGCAACAGATTTGGAGACTGGGGCGAAGGTTGTTTTGCAGAGTGGCAGTCTCGCCTCTGCTATGAGAGCTTCTATGGCTATCCCAGGTCTTTTCGAGCCGTGGCCAGTAGGAGGGCGTCTTCTTGTTGATGGAGGATTAGTTTCAAATTTACCGGTTATCACTGCGAAAGAACTCTTTCCAGGCTATCCAGTTCTTGCTGTCGACGTTACAAGCTCTCTGAGAACAAGAAAAGAGCTGCGCACCGTAGTTGATGTTATTGATCAGTCTATAACGGTTTTAACTCAGCAAAACGTTGCCAATGAAGTGAAAGAAGCTGATGTGCTTTTGACCCCACAAGTGGGGAAAATGCCCTTATTTGACGCTTCTAAGGCAGAAGAAATTATTGCTGCCGGCCGTAATGTAGCATTGGCCCACATCAAAAAGATACGAGAGTTATCGAATCTTGCACCGCCTCCTCAGCTACAGCCCAAGGAGAGGCAGGAAATTGTTGCCGAAGTAAGTGTTGAAGGTCTTCCGGAAAACGTTTGTAATGAATTTAAAAAACACTACCAATCCTGGATAGGAAAACCAATAGATTCTTTCAAAGTACTCAAAGCGAGTTATGAGATTTCTAAACGTATAGACGTTCTTGCTGTAGACTACCGTCTTGAGAAGAGAGAGAAAGGAACGGCGATAGTCTTTACAGCCCAGCGTCGTCCGAGCTCTGAGCTTCGATTAGGTGGGTATACAACAAATCTTCATCCCTATAGATGGCTTTACATAAATGGAATAAAGAGAGATATTTTAAAAGATGGTGATGCTATCAAGTTGAACTTGAAGTTAGGGTCACAATGGGCGGCCGACGTGGGATATTTGTCCTCTTCGGATATTTCTAAAGCTTGGGAGTTCAATTTATCTGCTCAGAATTGGAAAGTGACACCTCGAAATGCCTTTGAGAAAAACTGGGATAGATACGGTCTGGGACTCGTTCATCATTTTTCCATGGGTGATGTTCGAGCGGGAGTTGGTATTGGCGGAGAGAGAGTGCATTTCAATGGAAGAGATGAAGACGCTCTAGGCCCTACCTTTTATGTGGCATATAATACTCTCGATGATACTGTGGATCCCACCAAGGGCGGTTCTATGAAAGTTGCATTTTGGTGGCCGGAACATGATGAACTTTTGTACAGAGTAAATATCTTTCAGGCTCTTTCTCTTTCAGAAAAGTGGAGGCTCTATTTGCGAGGTGGTTTTGCTGAAGGAGATGTGACCGAGCCCAGCCATGCCGTTTATTTAGGTGCAGCAGAAGAACTTTATAGCTACGCAGATCGACCAATAGAAGCAGAACGGATGGTGTGGTTAAATCTTGCTTTTCGCAGGGTCTTCATGCAGAGTTGGTGGGGGAGCCTCACTGCAGAAATTTTTGGAGGAGCAGGGTGGGCTTATGACGATAACGGATCAAAGTCTGATAGTGTTTGGGAGAGCGGTATATCTTTCTCTGCTCCTGGACACTTTTTCGATGGGCGCCTTATGTTCCTGTATAATGACCAAAGTGATTTTAAAGTGGGATTCTTTATCGGGAAACCGATTTGGGGGCACCATCCATTACCATAA
- a CDS encoding dicarboxylate/amino acid:cation symporter, whose product MESEKKGMFDWYFKSNLLIRILIGLVLGAIVGMVAGDSILWVKPLGDIFVRLLKMIVMPIILTTLVVGAASISPAELGKVGVKIVVFYLLTSAFAVAVGLLMGNLFHPGLGLDLGVIGEAAGRALEKPSLAKTFLNIIPTNPFGALSGGDVLPTIFFAIMFGLGISYLKISKNSRIQEAGELLFKMFDGAAEAMYKIVGWVLQYAPIGVFALLAVVFAQQGAKAIGPLGTVTFACFLGYIIHLIVVYGGILTLNKLGLFTFLRGAKEAMITAFVTRSSSGTLPVSMSNADENLGVAKNVYSFTLPLGATINMDGTAIYQGVCALFIGFAVGLPLNFAQQMTVILTAVLASIGTAGVPGAGAIMLLLVLDSVGLPIEQGSPVAAAYAMILGIDAILDMGRTCLNVTGDLVGSTVVAKSEKLLDLSKWSK is encoded by the coding sequence ATGGAAAGCGAAAAAAAAGGTATGTTCGATTGGTATTTCAAAAGTAATTTATTAATACGGATTCTTATTGGTCTTGTTCTTGGCGCAATAGTGGGGATGGTGGCCGGAGATTCGATTTTATGGGTGAAACCCTTAGGGGACATTTTTGTTCGTCTATTAAAAATGATCGTTATGCCTATTATTCTAACAACACTTGTTGTCGGGGCTGCAAGTATAAGCCCAGCGGAACTCGGCAAAGTCGGAGTCAAAATTGTCGTCTTTTATCTTCTTACATCAGCTTTTGCAGTTGCTGTCGGCTTACTTATGGGAAATTTATTCCATCCGGGACTTGGATTAGACCTCGGCGTTATAGGGGAAGCGGCAGGTCGCGCTCTTGAAAAACCATCCCTTGCAAAAACATTCCTCAATATCATTCCTACAAACCCCTTCGGTGCTCTATCTGGAGGAGATGTTCTTCCCACTATTTTCTTTGCCATTATGTTTGGTCTTGGCATCAGCTATCTTAAAATCAGCAAAAACAGTCGTATTCAAGAGGCTGGAGAGTTACTATTCAAAATGTTTGATGGTGCAGCAGAAGCTATGTACAAAATTGTCGGCTGGGTATTACAGTATGCCCCCATTGGTGTATTCGCCCTTCTTGCCGTTGTATTCGCACAACAGGGAGCCAAGGCAATTGGCCCCTTGGGAACTGTAACTTTTGCCTGCTTCCTGGGATATATCATTCATCTTATTGTTGTTTATGGAGGAATCCTCACACTGAACAAACTTGGCCTCTTTACCTTTTTACGAGGAGCAAAGGAAGCTATGATCACAGCCTTTGTCACACGAAGTAGTAGCGGAACCCTACCAGTCAGTATGAGCAATGCTGACGAAAATCTAGGCGTAGCAAAAAACGTATATTCCTTCACTCTTCCTCTGGGAGCCACCATCAACATGGACGGAACCGCCATTTATCAGGGAGTTTGCGCCCTTTTCATTGGCTTTGCCGTTGGTCTTCCTCTCAACTTTGCACAACAAATGACTGTTATTTTAACAGCGGTTCTCGCTTCAATAGGAACAGCAGGCGTTCCAGGAGCTGGCGCGATTATGCTTCTTCTTGTTCTTGATTCTGTGGGACTTCCCATAGAACAAGGATCTCCTGTAGCGGCTGCATATGCCATGATATTGGGTATTGACGCCATTCTTGATATGGGAAGAACCTGCCTCAATGTCACTGGCGACTTGGTAGGATCTACTGTCGTAGCCAAGAGTGAAAAACTGCTTGATCTATCGAAATGGAGTAAGTAG